A single Filimonas effusa DNA region contains:
- a CDS encoding Ig-like domain-containing protein, producing MGKIYLESSFGSLRKLFIAILLLGFAGEKALAQTPLYFKNGGTATTSTIPLNQTSQKTQLLYAPADFSTTPISGYLTKIYFRGTVAEAIGTYSDLKISFLQTADLSFPSTSFYTGLTPALSRTTFTVQGSATAGGWFVIPLETPYLYDNTKSLIVEIQYTAVSGGISTNNNTSTGNKRCSGTSLTNTTGTTGTAWNDFGMDVLPAAACTSAPVPGTVSYTSVVGCAGRPLQFVLQDHGYGAGISFQWQSATSLSGPYTNVGGALSSSLFETTAPSGTSYFRCAVTCGGNTSYSDVVTVISREALPSGTYTIDKNTPTAGTNFNSFKDVATVLSCAGITGSVVFDVVPGSGPYEEQFTLPQITGASATSTITFNGNDNILRYNGVTAARHVIELDGADYITFRKFNIVTQNATYGWGIHLTNEANYNTIDSCTIDVSTTTSTTAANSAGITVSGSSSSVTTASSASNNTITNNTIIGGYTGIILYGTATSQNAVNNIIRNNKVMDFYGVGIEIANNNGALIENNDISRAARGAVYSGFEGVTMGTGNINCVVNANRIHDTHTIASSQSGSAYGVYSTACDAPAGSENKVTNNLIYNFNSSTGIIYGIYNSSSDGVFYYHNTIVLDNASSTAGATRGIYQTTAASRIAIKNNVVDIRRGGTGIKHAIFMGTATTTYESDYNNFYINAPAGTNYAGCVGTTNYASLANWKTGSGKDANSIEIALNYQNAALGDYMPVLPLAADNKGTPLGVTLDILGANRSASTPDIGAYEFVVTPCTNPPDAGTLSTDFNPICSGKTFTLVRDGGSAGTGQTYQWESSADNATWSAVPGATGLSLSRSQTQTTWYRLVVTCGVAVPTPAIEIVTPTGMQGNFTIDKTRPTSSSNFKSFNDAYSAIQCGISGAVVFDVAAGSGPYEEQLVMQEIPGSSANNTVTFNGNGNTISFISVNSNERAVIKLNGTDHVIFDNLIISTQGTTTSQYGWGIQLLNSADSNIIRNCTILSSTESTSSSNYAGIVIGGSASSATATGDPNCDNNIIDKNTIVGGYYGLTMVASGASAFNSWNKITRNDIKDFYYYGIYVNGSFEALIDSNTISRPSRTSVSTFNGVYLTSPSAKAVISRNTITNPFGGNPTSTSVTNGIYFSGADALAGRENVVVNNLIYNLTGKGSVNAIYNSSSDLALYYHNTIHIDGATDVTASFARAFYQTTEALDIQFKNNMITFSRNTIGEKHAIYLNTPTSTIQSDRNNIYFYPNSGAGATYMGFRVNNVSTLAEWKALGFDANSTSNDPLYIDITTGNFEPSNASINNHGLPVVPPVTVDLRGTARDAATPDAGAFEFSPPVCITPPTAGTIVMSDNPACENSLVTLSLNGNSTGEGQTYQWQTSSSLNGTYTAISNVLTNPAFTITATETAYFRAAITCSGNTAYTTPIQLIVTPAFPGGTYTIDANEPASATNFTSFAAVREALLCGISDAVVFNVAAGGAPYNEQIRFDSIPGTSATNTITFNGNGNTIRFSSSNSNQRAVITLSQTDYITFNNFVIDATGTGTYGWGVFLTRDADNNTFRNCSILLPTNSTSSNFAGVVISSSVTGATVSGATLCDNNLFENNTITGGYYGMTMMGLEALPSSNNRFIRNKLMDVYFYGIYVGQTADALIQGNQISRATRATTSDFYGIYSTGISANLQITGNRIFNPFGGNATATNITYPIYITANDAEAGTPTRITNNLIYNLNGAGTTYGIYNSSSNNVKYYHNTISLDNTSNTLTSASYGLYQTGAADGLDVKNNIISITRGGSGANYGLYFLTATTEFASDYNNVFVNGAGTGANNFGYHGGVRASLADWQTYSSGAKDMNSQTVDPVFAGPGAGNFVPQQVAINDRGTPVGVTNDIELQARSTTTPDPGAYEYDVSVCTSPPTAGVATVTPPSGICLGESVVLNLTGNSSGGSQRYIWQKGASATATAWTVISDSLYNPGFEYKLETPESFFRCIVVCSGISDTSDIGQVVLNPLMLAGDYTIDPAVPQSATNFQSFTAAVDALKCGVAGHIRFHVTPGTYTEQVRLTKMPNMSANSTVTFMSQNGDPASVILTYANSTTTNNYVVQFDNSSYFILKGITVTASTATYSHAVEFTGEASNDSLVNCTINLPAVTSTATGVAAVYGASLSGNHLVIKGNTITNGSSGIYLSGMTTVSPDSCVVDSNIIKGVYYYSVYLANITNVHVNKNVITKGGILNTTTYGIYATNCDSAYQINNNDVEIYTSGTTVYGIYLTGCQTSQQARASITNNKIIAGDDNTGNQYGLYMTTTTLADIRNNVISVNTKGATSYGIYQNSGSTGGFLYHNNTVQSKATSTTNNVAVHIGQTSSSSAGPTYFHNNIFSHLGGGTAFSIASYAVAYSDYNMLYSSGSTLIANGANLYPALQAWRDASLADYNSIVYEPALTGAALTPDVANPNVWAIHGRGVQIEGNDADINGNPRPTTLAAGVPDLGAYEFVPTAVPVLLTATPATPAPNTTQTFMLGTDTVTSIKWGATVPATVEGRRYSGVMPPNLAAGQPYMYFYTDFDFTGATPAAHTVEQVYLDSWRGLIETEEEINLGRTNTSNVWETGANSTVQVLRNIITEANLGVLDKFTGLTDGPAIVPPVTINPSDSSNTGTKFWVGYGHYQDFATANAQEMVLYLAAASSPATVTVRINGTSWVKQYTVAANSVIVSDFIPKFGLNDARLMKEGLSERGISIESDMPITAYAHIYGNTSSGATMLMPVGTYGYEYYALTSKQHYATVNTYSWFYVVAAYDSTVVEITPSQPTLNGRAAGQTYTVNLKKGQVYQVLGAMSNDAFGYDLTGSRIKSVANSAGKCYPVAVFSGSSRTNIGCGDAQPVNNGDNIIQQNFPYKAWGRRYLTAATSHADAADQLNGNLFKVVVKDPTTVVKRNGTVLTNLIDNFYYQIETNGADYIEADKPIMVAQFMPSAASTNGCGYTGNGDPEMIYLSPIEQGIKSVRLYRNTRYNITVQYLTLIIPANGVNSLTVDGNNTFDYVYDHPNLAGYKVVVKRWTATAAQTVVQSDSAFTAITYGLGSAESYGYNAGTLVLDLNTVSGIRNVHSPSTSNSEFTCAGTPFKFNFLSSVEPTSIEWQLNTVAGLLPNNTNVIQANPVATGTVIINGVTYYQYSLPTEYNIDVPGVYKANVFITHPSLEGCSRLETALPITVFETPKPDFSVTGNCLGGPVQFAGSVDVASSDDSYSWRWDFKDGGATAATQNASHTFSATGTYNVDLSIITKNGCIADTTKAVTIGAAPAVVLVEDSLAVCSGSTATFSVQSPVANTTYNWYDAATGGTLVHTGNSWTTPGITGPANYWVESVQNGCISDNRADAKAVILPELVMNTPVVDSAGANLLIFRWDAVPQATGYEVSTNGGSTWVIPSSGATGTTHTVTALVVNQTVTLQVRALGGCLPAVSQAVSGTTVSDQIFIPNAFTPNNRGDVENEKLKVYSNVIRQLNFMIFNQWGQKVFETRDQAVGWDGNFKGKPQPSGVYIYVADIILTDGRRVQRKGVINLIR from the coding sequence ATGGGAAAGATTTACCTGGAATCTTCTTTTGGGTCACTACGTAAGTTATTTATAGCGATATTGCTCTTGGGGTTTGCCGGTGAAAAAGCGCTGGCTCAAACCCCTTTATATTTTAAAAACGGCGGGACAGCTACGACGAGTACGATTCCATTGAATCAGACGAGTCAGAAGACCCAGTTGTTGTATGCGCCAGCCGATTTTAGTACTACGCCTATTTCGGGTTATCTTACCAAGATATATTTCCGTGGTACAGTTGCTGAAGCCATAGGTACATATAGTGATCTCAAAATCAGTTTTCTTCAAACGGCTGATCTTTCTTTTCCATCGACGTCCTTTTATACGGGTCTTACCCCGGCGCTATCGCGCACGACATTTACGGTGCAAGGCAGTGCCACGGCTGGCGGGTGGTTTGTTATACCATTAGAGACACCATATCTGTACGATAATACCAAAAGCCTGATTGTTGAAATCCAGTATACGGCTGTAAGCGGCGGGATAAGTACGAATAATAATACGAGTACAGGTAATAAAAGGTGTTCAGGAACTTCATTAACCAATACCACAGGTACTACCGGTACTGCGTGGAATGATTTTGGGATGGATGTATTACCTGCTGCAGCATGTACTTCTGCGCCGGTGCCCGGTACAGTATCTTATACGTCTGTAGTAGGTTGTGCTGGCAGGCCACTTCAGTTTGTACTGCAGGATCACGGTTATGGGGCGGGCATTAGTTTTCAATGGCAATCGGCTACTTCGCTTTCCGGGCCTTACACGAATGTGGGCGGCGCATTGTCTTCTTCTTTATTTGAAACTACCGCTCCGAGCGGTACATCGTATTTCCGTTGTGCCGTAACCTGTGGCGGAAATACTTCCTATTCTGATGTAGTAACGGTTATAAGCAGAGAGGCTTTGCCTTCCGGCACATATACTATTGATAAAAATACGCCTACTGCAGGAACCAATTTTAATTCGTTCAAAGATGTGGCAACCGTATTATCCTGTGCCGGAATCACCGGTTCGGTTGTGTTTGATGTAGTGCCGGGTTCTGGTCCCTATGAGGAGCAGTTTACGCTTCCACAGATAACGGGCGCTTCTGCTACGAGTACGATAACATTTAATGGGAATGATAATATTCTTCGATATAATGGCGTTACGGCGGCAAGACATGTTATAGAATTGGATGGGGCTGACTATATTACTTTCAGGAAGTTTAATATCGTTACGCAGAATGCGACCTATGGATGGGGGATACATCTGACAAATGAAGCTAATTATAATACAATTGATAGTTGTACAATAGATGTCTCAACTACCACCAGTACTACAGCTGCCAATAGTGCAGGTATTACGGTATCGGGTTCTTCCAGTTCCGTAACTACTGCAAGCAGCGCCAGCAATAATACCATTACCAATAATACGATTATAGGAGGTTATACCGGCATCATATTATATGGAACAGCAACTTCCCAGAACGCGGTTAATAATATTATCAGGAATAACAAGGTGATGGATTTTTATGGAGTGGGTATTGAAATTGCCAATAACAATGGGGCGCTCATTGAAAACAATGATATTTCCAGGGCTGCAAGAGGGGCTGTTTACAGCGGGTTTGAAGGTGTAACTATGGGAACCGGGAATATTAATTGTGTAGTGAATGCCAACCGTATACATGATACGCACACCATTGCCAGCTCGCAGTCGGGTTCTGCATATGGTGTTTACAGCACTGCGTGTGACGCTCCTGCCGGATCGGAAAATAAAGTGACCAACAATCTGATTTATAATTTCAATAGTTCAACAGGTATCATATATGGTATCTATAACAGCAGTTCCGACGGTGTATTTTACTATCATAACACCATAGTGCTGGATAATGCCTCCTCAACAGCGGGTGCTACCCGGGGTATATACCAGACTACAGCTGCAAGCCGGATTGCTATAAAAAACAACGTTGTTGATATTCGTCGCGGCGGTACAGGTATCAAACATGCCATATTTATGGGTACCGCTACCACTACCTATGAGAGTGACTACAATAACTTTTACATTAATGCTCCTGCAGGTACCAATTATGCAGGTTGTGTTGGCACTACGAATTATGCAAGCCTAGCGAATTGGAAAACCGGTAGTGGTAAAGATGCCAATTCAATAGAAATAGCGCTCAATTATCAGAACGCGGCATTGGGAGATTATATGCCTGTATTACCGTTGGCTGCTGATAACAAGGGCACCCCGCTGGGTGTTACCCTTGATATACTGGGCGCCAACAGGAGTGCATCTACACCGGATATAGGCGCTTATGAATTTGTTGTTACGCCATGTACGAATCCTCCTGATGCAGGGACGTTGTCTACTGATTTTAATCCTATTTGCAGCGGAAAAACATTCACGCTGGTGCGTGATGGCGGCAGTGCAGGTACGGGGCAAACCTATCAATGGGAGTCGTCGGCTGATAACGCTACCTGGAGTGCTGTACCGGGTGCTACCGGATTAAGTTTAAGCAGGTCGCAAACCCAGACCACCTGGTACCGGCTTGTGGTAACCTGTGGCGTGGCTGTGCCTACTCCTGCCATAGAGATTGTTACTCCAACAGGTATGCAGGGTAACTTTACCATAGACAAGACCAGGCCTACCAGCTCTTCTAATTTCAAATCGTTTAATGACGCCTATTCTGCTATACAGTGTGGCATAAGCGGCGCTGTGGTGTTTGATGTTGCTGCAGGTTCAGGTCCTTATGAGGAGCAGCTGGTTATGCAGGAAATTCCTGGCAGCTCAGCCAATAATACAGTTACTTTCAATGGTAACGGTAATACAATCAGCTTTATTTCCGTGAACAGCAATGAAAGAGCGGTTATCAAGCTGAATGGTACAGATCACGTTATATTCGACAACCTTATCATTTCTACCCAGGGTACCACTACCAGCCAGTACGGTTGGGGTATACAGCTGCTGAACAGTGCAGATTCAAATATTATCCGGAATTGTACGATTTTAAGCAGCACTGAATCGACCTCTTCTTCTAACTACGCGGGTATTGTAATAGGAGGCAGTGCAAGCTCCGCAACAGCAACGGGTGATCCCAATTGTGATAATAATATCATCGATAAAAACACGATTGTAGGCGGATACTATGGTTTGACGATGGTAGCCAGCGGCGCCAGTGCGTTCAACTCATGGAATAAAATAACAAGGAACGATATCAAAGACTTTTACTATTATGGTATTTATGTAAATGGATCATTTGAAGCGCTGATAGATAGCAATACGATTTCCAGGCCTTCAAGAACAAGTGTTTCTACTTTCAATGGTGTTTATTTAACCAGTCCAAGCGCCAAGGCTGTTATCTCGCGTAATACCATCACCAACCCGTTTGGCGGTAATCCTACGAGTACAAGTGTTACCAACGGTATTTATTTTAGCGGTGCAGATGCACTGGCAGGGCGTGAAAACGTTGTAGTCAATAACCTCATATATAATCTTACCGGTAAGGGAAGCGTAAATGCTATTTACAACTCGAGTTCGGATCTGGCATTGTATTATCATAATACGATTCATATAGATGGCGCTACCGATGTAACGGCTTCTTTTGCGAGAGCATTTTACCAGACTACCGAGGCGCTCGATATCCAGTTTAAAAACAACATGATCACTTTCTCCCGTAATACCATAGGAGAAAAACATGCTATTTATTTAAACACACCTACCAGTACTATACAGTCGGATCGAAACAATATTTATTTCTATCCGAATTCGGGCGCGGGAGCTACCTATATGGGGTTCCGTGTAAATAATGTTTCTACACTGGCAGAGTGGAAAGCGCTTGGTTTTGATGCTAATTCTACGTCTAATGATCCCTTATATATAGATATTACTACTGGTAATTTTGAGCCTTCCAATGCTTCTATCAATAATCATGGATTACCTGTGGTGCCTCCTGTAACAGTAGATCTGAGGGGTACTGCCAGAGATGCGGCGACCCCTGATGCCGGTGCATTTGAATTTAGTCCGCCTGTTTGCATTACGCCGCCGACAGCGGGTACTATTGTGATGTCGGATAATCCAGCATGTGAAAACTCGCTGGTAACATTAAGCCTGAATGGTAATTCAACAGGAGAAGGGCAGACCTATCAATGGCAAACTTCATCTTCTCTCAATGGAACTTATACTGCTATAAGCAACGTGTTAACGAATCCTGCTTTTACTATTACTGCAACGGAGACAGCTTATTTCAGGGCAGCAATAACCTGTAGCGGGAATACGGCTTATACCACGCCGATTCAACTGATAGTAACGCCGGCTTTCCCTGGCGGAACCTATACCATTGATGCTAATGAGCCTGCTTCTGCTACCAACTTTACAAGTTTTGCAGCGGTGCGTGAGGCTTTGTTGTGTGGTATTTCCGATGCAGTAGTGTTTAATGTGGCTGCGGGCGGTGCTCCTTATAATGAGCAGATCAGGTTTGACAGTATCCCAGGTACATCGGCTACCAATACTATTACATTCAATGGCAATGGCAATACTATCCGGTTCAGCTCGTCCAATTCGAACCAGCGTGCTGTTATTACGCTTAGCCAGACGGACTATATAACCTTTAATAATTTTGTTATTGATGCTACGGGCACAGGAACCTACGGATGGGGTGTGTTTCTTACCAGGGATGCAGATAATAACACGTTCAGAAACTGTTCTATCTTACTTCCTACCAACTCCACGTCATCAAACTTTGCGGGTGTTGTCATCAGTTCTTCTGTGACCGGTGCCACTGTTTCCGGTGCTACGCTATGCGATAATAACCTTTTTGAGAACAATACTATTACCGGCGGCTATTATGGTATGACCATGATGGGGCTTGAAGCTTTGCCTTCGAGCAACAACAGGTTTATCAGGAACAAGCTGATGGATGTCTATTTTTATGGCATATATGTAGGCCAGACTGCAGATGCGCTGATACAAGGCAACCAGATTTCGCGTGCCACAAGGGCTACGACAAGTGATTTTTACGGTATATACAGTACCGGCATAAGCGCAAACCTTCAGATTACAGGTAACAGGATATTTAATCCTTTTGGCGGCAATGCTACCGCTACCAACATTACTTATCCCATTTATATTACAGCTAATGATGCTGAGGCGGGTACACCAACCAGGATTACCAATAACCTTATCTATAATCTGAATGGTGCAGGAACTACTTACGGAATCTATAATTCTTCTTCAAATAATGTTAAGTATTATCATAATACAATTTCGTTGGATAATACGTCTAACACGCTGACTTCTGCTTCGTACGGACTTTACCAAACGGGTGCTGCTGATGGGCTTGATGTAAAGAATAATATCATATCCATCACGCGGGGCGGATCGGGCGCCAACTATGGTTTATATTTCCTTACGGCAACTACGGAATTTGCTTCTGATTATAATAATGTATTCGTTAATGGAGCCGGAACAGGCGCCAATAACTTTGGCTATCATGGGGGCGTGAGAGCCAGCCTTGCAGACTGGCAGACGTATAGTAGTGGTGCCAAGGATATGAATAGTCAAACTGTGGACCCGGTATTTGCCGGCCCGGGTGCGGGTAATTTTGTGCCGCAGCAGGTTGCTATCAATGACCGGGGCACTCCTGTTGGCGTAACCAATGATATTGAACTACAGGCACGCAGCACCACTACGCCAGACCCTGGTGCTTATGAGTATGATGTTTCGGTATGTACCTCTCCGCCCACAGCTGGTGTTGCAACTGTTACACCGCCATCCGGCATTTGTCTTGGAGAAAGCGTAGTGCTAAACTTAACTGGTAACAGTTCGGGTGGGTCGCAACGTTATATCTGGCAAAAAGGAGCTTCGGCTACTGCAACGGCATGGACTGTAATAAGCGATTCGTTGTACAATCCTGGTTTTGAATATAAACTAGAAACGCCTGAATCATTCTTCCGTTGTATTGTAGTGTGCTCTGGCATATCGGATACTTCAGATATCGGGCAGGTGGTACTAAATCCATTAATGCTTGCGGGTGACTACACTATTGATCCGGCTGTTCCGCAAAGCGCAACCAATTTTCAAAGCTTTACAGCTGCTGTAGATGCATTGAAATGTGGTGTGGCTGGTCATATCCGTTTTCATGTAACGCCTGGTACTTATACTGAACAGGTAAGGCTTACCAAGATGCCGAATATGTCTGCAAACAGTACCGTAACCTTTATGAGTCAGAATGGTGATCCTGCCTCAGTAATATTGACCTATGCCAATTCAACAACTACCAACAATTATGTTGTTCAGTTCGATAATTCAAGCTATTTCATACTGAAAGGTATTACTGTTACTGCTTCAACCGCTACTTACAGTCATGCTGTAGAATTTACGGGAGAGGCGTCGAATGACAGCCTGGTGAATTGTACTATTAACCTGCCTGCTGTAACGAGTACAGCTACCGGTGTTGCTGCTGTTTATGGCGCTAGCCTTTCAGGCAACCACCTGGTAATAAAAGGTAATACTATTACCAACGGTTCCTCTGGTATTTACCTGTCGGGGATGACAACTGTGTCGCCTGATTCCTGTGTAGTAGACAGTAATATTATAAAAGGCGTTTACTATTACAGCGTCTATCTGGCGAATATTACCAATGTTCATGTAAACAAGAATGTTATTACCAAGGGAGGGATTCTGAATACCACGACTTATGGTATTTATGCAACCAATTGTGATTCTGCCTACCAGATCAATAATAATGACGTAGAGATATATACTAGTGGAACCACTGTGTACGGTATTTATTTAACCGGTTGTCAAACCAGCCAACAGGCGCGGGCCAGTATTACAAACAATAAGATAATAGCAGGTGATGATAATACCGGTAACCAGTATGGTTTGTATATGACAACAACTACGCTGGCCGATATAAGGAACAACGTTATATCGGTGAATACCAAAGGGGCCACGTCCTATGGTATTTATCAGAACTCAGGATCCACAGGAGGCTTCCTGTATCACAATAACACGGTGCAAAGTAAAGCTACTTCCACCACCAATAATGTGGCTGTTCATATAGGTCAGACAAGCAGTAGTTCTGCAGGACCTACCTATTTTCATAATAATATTTTCAGCCATCTGGGTGGAGGTACAGCGTTTAGTATCGCAAGTTATGCTGTCGCTTATTCTGATTACAATATGTTGTATTCCAGCGGATCGACACTTATAGCTAATGGAGCTAACCTTTATCCTGCATTACAGGCATGGCGGGATGCCTCTTTAGCTGATTATAATTCTATTGTATATGAACCGGCTTTAACCGGGGCTGCGCTTACGCCGGATGTCGCGAATCCGAATGTATGGGCTATTCATGGACGCGGTGTGCAAATTGAGGGTAATGATGCCGATATAAATGGAAATCCAAGGCCTACTACGTTAGCTGCCGGTGTGCCAGACCTGGGTGCATATGAATTTGTACCTACTGCTGTTCCGGTACTGTTAACGGCTACACCAGCAACGCCGGCTCCGAATACCACGCAGACGTTTATGCTGGGCACAGATACTGTAACCAGCATAAAATGGGGTGCAACGGTGCCTGCTACTGTAGAAGGCAGGAGGTATTCAGGTGTAATGCCGCCGAACCTTGCTGCCGGCCAGCCCTACATGTATTTCTATACAGATTTTGACTTTACAGGAGCAACTCCTGCTGCTCACACTGTAGAGCAGGTATATCTTGATTCATGGAGAGGTTTGATAGAAACCGAGGAAGAGATAAACCTGGGCAGGACTAATACTTCGAATGTATGGGAAACAGGAGCAAACAGTACTGTGCAGGTATTGCGAAATATCATTACAGAAGCTAACCTGGGCGTCCTGGATAAGTTTACAGGTTTAACTGATGGTCCGGCAATTGTACCGCCTGTTACTATAAACCCGTCAGATTCTTCGAACACGGGAACTAAATTCTGGGTTGGCTATGGTCACTACCAGGATTTTGCTACTGCAAATGCTCAGGAGATGGTGCTGTATCTTGCCGCTGCTTCTAGTCCGGCTACGGTTACGGTGCGTATAAATGGCACCAGCTGGGTGAAGCAATATACTGTAGCAGCCAACAGTGTAATCGTGAGTGATTTCATACCCAAATTTGGATTGAATGATGCGCGTTTGATGAAGGAAGGGCTTTCTGAGAGAGGGATCAGTATTGAAAGTGATATGCCGATTACTGCATATGCGCACATTTATGGAAATACAAGCTCAGGCGCCACCATGTTAATGCCTGTTGGTACCTATGGCTACGAGTATTATGCGCTTACTTCCAAACAGCATTATGCTACAGTAAATACCTATTCATGGTTTTATGTAGTAGCTGCCTATGACAGTACTGTAGTTGAGATCACACCATCTCAACCTACCCTGAATGGGCGTGCGGCTGGTCAGACCTATACTGTTAATCTTAAAAAAGGACAGGTGTACCAGGTGCTGGGGGCGATGTCTAATGATGCATTCGGATATGATCTTACCGGAAGCCGTATAAAGTCTGTTGCGAATAGTGCCGGTAAATGTTATCCTGTGGCGGTATTTTCCGGAAGCAGCCGTACTAATATCGGTTGTGGCGATGCACAGCCAGTGAACAACGGTGATAACATTATTCAGCAGAACTTTCCGTATAAGGCGTGGGGCCGGAGATACCTCACTGCGGCTACGTCACATGCCGATGCTGCTGATCAACTGAATGGCAACCTGTTTAAGGTTGTTGTGAAGGACCCCACCACCGTGGTGAAAAGGAATGGAACGGTGCTTACCAACCTGATCGATAATTTCTACTACCAGATAGAGACGAACGGAGCTGATTATATAGAGGCTGACAAGCCAATAATGGTTGCGCAGTTCATGCCTTCGGCGGCGTCTACCAACGGCTGTGGCTATACTGGTAACGGTGATCCTGAAATGATTTACCTCAGTCCTATAGAGCAGGGTATAAAATCGGTTCGCTTATATCGTAATACCAGGTATAATATTACTGTTCAGTATCTGACGCTGATTATACCTGCCAACGGTGTGAACTCACTGACTGTAGACGGGAATAACACTTTCGATTATGTATATGATCATCCGAACCTGGCAGGATATAAGGTGGTAGTGAAACGTTGGACTGCAACGGCTGCACAAACGGTTGTGCAAAGTGATTCTGCGTTCACCGCAATTACTTATGGCCTGGGAAGTGCGGAAAGCTATGGTTACAATGCGGGTACACTGGTGCTTGATCTGAATACTGTTTCCGGTATAAGGAACGTGCACAGCCCGTCAACAAGCAATAGTGAATTTACCTGCGCAGGTACGCCGTTCAAATTCAACTTCCTTTCTTCTGTTGAGCCAACATCTATTGAATGGCAGTTGAATACCGTTGCGGGATTGCTGCCTAATAATACCAATGTCATACAGGCTAATCCTGTAGCAACAGGGACTGTTATTATCAACGGGGTAACTTACTACCAGTATTCGTTACCAACGGAATACAATATAGATGTGCCTGGTGTTTATAAAGCCAATGTGTTTATCACGCATCCGTCACTTGAAGGCTGTTCAAGACTAGAGACAGCGCTTCCTATTACGGTATTTGAAACGCCTAAGCCAGATTTCTCGGTTACAGGTAATTGCCTGGGCGGGCCGGTGCAGTTTGCAGGCAGCGTTGATGTAGCCAGCAGCGACGATAGTTATTCGTGGAGATGGGATTTCAAAGATGGTGGCGCTACTGCCGCAACTCAGAATGCTTCACATACATTCTCGGCAACGGGTACTTATAATGTTGATCTCAGTATTATAACCAAAAACGGTTGTATTGCAGACACCACTAAAGCAGTGACTATCGGAGCTGCGCCTGCGGTAGTGCTTGTTGAAGATTCGCTGGCTGTTTGCAGTGGCAGCACTGCGACATTCAGTGTGCAGTCTCCTGTAGCGAATACGACGTACAATTGGTATGATGCTGCTACAGGTGGAACATTAGTGCATACCGGTAACAGCTGGACCACACCAGGTATTACAGGACCAGCCAATTATTGGGTTGAATCGGTTCAGAATGGTTGTATCAGTGACAACAGGGCAGATGCCAAAGCTGTTATACTTCCTGAATTAGTCATGAACACACCGGTTGTAGATTCAGCCGGCGCCAATCTGCTGATCTTCAGATGGGATGCTGTTCCTCAGGCTACAGGATATGAGGTGTCTACGAATGGTGGAAGTACCTGGGTTATACCTTCTTCAGGCGCAACAGGTACGACTCATACTGTAACTGCGCTGGTTGTTAATCAAACTGTAACGCTACAGGTAAGGGCGCTGGGCGGTTGTTTACCTGCTGTTTCGCAGGCTGTTTCAGGAACAACTGTTTCGGACCAGATCTTTATTCCCAATGCATTTACGCCCAATAACAGGGGAGATGTTGAGAACGAAAAACTGAAGGTATACAGTAATGTCATCAGGCAGTTAAACTTCATGATATTCAACCAATGGGGACAGAAGGTATTTGAAACGAGAGATCAGGCTGTAGGATGGGATGGTAATTTCAAAGGAAAGCCACAGCCTTCGGGAGTATATATCTACGTTGCGGATATCATTTTAACCGATGGCCGGCGTGTTCAAAGAAAAGGAGTCATCAACCTGATCCGATAA